A region of the Myxococcus stipitatus DSM 14675 genome:
TGGGACATCGCTCGCTTCGCCGCGCGGCGGGCCGGTGACGGTCGGCTCGGTGACTTCGACACGATGCTCCCCTGGAACACCCTCAGCGAGGCGGCGCTCGCCGAGGCACGGACCCGCGTGGTGCTCCGCACCTTGGCGGACCCCGAAGCGCTCGATGAAGCCATCGCCGCGATTCTCCCTCGCGTGCTCTGTCGCCCCCTGCGGTTCATCGCCCGCGATGCCGCGTGCCGGCTCGACCGCAAGTACCGCGACCTCGTCGTGCCCGGCTCACTGAGACACGCGCTGGAGCGAACCCGCGCGGGGCTGCGCGACGCGGGAGGTGAGCACCTGTTCGGCCACTTCACCTATGCCGACATCACCATGGTCGTGGTGCTGGAGGCGCTGGCCCCGGCCGCGCGCATCCATCCGCCGCTGGGCCCCGCGGCGCGCCGCTGCTGGAGTGACGCGGCCCTGGCGGAGGAGTTCTCCGACCTGCTGCACTGGCGCGCACGCCTGATGTCAGCCCATTCAGTTCCCCTCGAGCCACGCGCCATGTCATAGGAATCACTCCCATGCGCATCGCGTTCTCCGGCACCCACCGCGTGGGGAAGACCACCCTCGTCGAGGAACTCTCCGACCTCCTCCCCTCCTACACGACGGTGGAAGAGCCCTATCTCGAGCTGGAGGAAGAGGGCTACGAGTTCGCGTCGCCTCCCTCGGTCGAGGACTTCGAGGCCCAGCTCGCCCGGTCCATCGACCACCTGAGCGACACCGACACCGGGCCCGAGGTGTTGTTCGACCGCTGCCCCGTGGACTTCATCGGCTACCTGCAAGCCCATGAGGACGCCGAGTCCTTTGACCTGGATTCATGGCTGCCCCGCGTGCGCACCGCCCTCCAGTCGTTGGATTTGATTGTGTGGGTAGGTATCGAGCAGCCGGACCGGATTGCGCTCTCCGCCTCCGAAGACGAGGACTTTCGCCTCGCGGTGGACGAGCAATTGAGGGCGCTCCTCCTCGACGACCCCCATGCCCTGGGCGTGGAGGTGCTCGTGGTCGAAGGCTCTCCGCGCGCTCGCGCGAAACAAGTCCTTCAACACGTCAGCTCACATAAGCCGTAAATGTAGAACAAGCAGAAAGCCAGTTTCTCCTGGAGTTGCAACTGGGCTACGAAAGGAGCCGCGGTACCTCCAGGAGGAGTCCATGAGCGCAAGGAAGCAAGGCGTGTCCTCTGTCGTCAGGGCTGTCTGGCGGGTGTGTGTGATGGTCGCGGGAGTGAGCTGTGGGGGCGAGGAGGCGGTGGTTCCACCGGAGGAGCCCACGACACAGTCCGCGAGACTGGCGCCGCAGGACACCCTCTCGTTGCAGTCTCACACCCTGTGGCTGAAGCCAGACGGCACCGTGTGGTCCTGGGGCACCAACTACGGCGGTGAGCTGGGAGACGGGACACACAACCATCGGTCGACGCCCGCGCAGGTCCCCAACCTCACCAGTGTGACGGCGGTGGAGGCGGGGCGCGGCAACTACTCGATGGCGCGGAGGGCGGACGGCTCGCTGTGGGTCTGGGGATACAACACCTACGGCCAGCTGGGAGATGGGACGACGACCAGCCGTTGGTCGCCCATACCGGTGCCGGGCTTCTCGGGGGTGTCGTCCGTTTCGGGCGGCTACATGCACTCGATGGCGCTGAAGTCGGACGGCACCGTCTGGGCTTGGGGCCGGAACGCCGACGGCCAGCTCGGAGATGGGTCGACCACGCAGCGGCTGTCTCCCGTGCGCGCGCTGGGGCTCTCGCTGGTGACCTCGGTGTCGGCTGGCTATGACTTCTCGGCGGCGCTCAAGGCGGACGGCACCGTCTGGACCTGGGGCGACAACACGGACGGAGAGCTGGGGAACGGGACGCTGACGGACCGGCTGACGCCCGCGCAGGTGCCAGGGCTCACGGGCGTGGTGTTCCTGATGGCGGGACACTCCCATGTGATGGCGGTGAAGTCGGATGGAACCGTCTGGGTCTGGGGCCGCAATGATTGGGGCGTGCTTGGACTGGGGGAGGGTGCGCCCATCCGGCAGCTGACGCCCACCCAGGTTCCCGGCATCAGCCAGGTCGCGTTCGTGGACTCGGGTGAGCACTACACGGTGGCGCTGAAGACGGACGGCACCCTCTGGGGCTGGGGCTACAACAACTACGGTCAGCTGGGCGAAGGCACGGGTGGCGTCAAGTACCTGCCCACGCAACTGCCGGGCCTCACCCAGGTGGCCACGCTGGGCGTGGGCCGCTACCACGCGATGGCCATCAAGCAGGA
Encoded here:
- a CDS encoding glutathione S-transferase N-terminal domain-containing protein encodes the protein MSHAVVPTLVGEAFSPWTQKARWALEYCGVAFTYREYVPTLSEPWLRWRMRQRAGSVSVPVLLAGEEVVRGSWDIARFAARRAGDGRLGDFDTMLPWNTLSEAALAEARTRVVLRTLADPEALDEAIAAILPRVLCRPLRFIARDAACRLDRKYRDLVVPGSLRHALERTRAGLRDAGGEHLFGHFTYADITMVVVLEALAPAARIHPPLGPAARRCWSDAALAEEFSDLLHWRARLMSAHSVPLEPRAMS
- a CDS encoding AAA family ATPase encodes the protein MRIAFSGTHRVGKTTLVEELSDLLPSYTTVEEPYLELEEEGYEFASPPSVEDFEAQLARSIDHLSDTDTGPEVLFDRCPVDFIGYLQAHEDAESFDLDSWLPRVRTALQSLDLIVWVGIEQPDRIALSASEDEDFRLAVDEQLRALLLDDPHALGVEVLVVEGSPRARAKQVLQHVSSHKP